A stretch of Gossypium hirsutum isolate 1008001.06 chromosome A06, Gossypium_hirsutum_v2.1, whole genome shotgun sequence DNA encodes these proteins:
- the LOC107961514 gene encoding caffeoylshikimate esterase: MYSHVSRWCIIKRGELPMPCRCRQGNLWLWFNYFRLIASCFFFSLNQMIHPIHEANESCPYGDLTREEFYQKHQILHQEGFMLNSRKMRIFTQSWRLNSTHNLRGVVAMVHGYASDSGWLTELTAVALTKCGFLVCALDLQGHGLSDGFPGHIPSIKHVIQDCIHFFDSVKQEYRKLPAFLYGESLGGAVSILICLKQKNEWDGLILNGAMCGVSAKFKPPWPLEKLLPVAAFLAPTWTVAAAKPVASKSYKEEWKRRLAAKNPNRRASGKPPAATALEFLRVCEYIRRHSQELQVPMLMVHGEDDKVCDCRSARLAYESASSQDKTLKIFPGMDHMLIGEGKDNVDLVFGTILAWLGERADQIRPV, encoded by the coding sequence ATGTATAGCCACGTTTCACGTTGGTGTATTATAAAAAGGGGGGAGTTGCCAATGCCATGCAGATGCAGACAAGGCAACTTGTGGTTGTGGTTTAATTATTTCCGTCTAATTGCATCTTGTTTCTTTTTCAGTCTAAACCAAATGATTCACCCAATTCACGAAGCTAATGAAAGCTGCCCATATGGAGACCTCACAAGAGAGGAGTTCTACCAGAAGCATCAGATTCTCCATCAGGAGGGCTTTATGTTGAACAGTCGAAAAATGAGAATCTTCACTCAATCATGGCGACTGAATTCAACACACAATCTGAGAGGGGTAGTAGCAATGGTTCATGGCTATGCATCCGACAGCGGCTGGCTAACCGAGCTCACTGCAGTAGCCCTTACCAAATGCGGATTCTTAGTGTGTGCACTTGATCTACAAGGCCACGGTTTATCTGATGGATTTCCAGGCCATATCCCCAGTATCAAACACGTCATCCAGGACTGCATTCACTTCTTTGATTCTGTAAAACAGGAGTATCGCAAGTTGCCAGCATTTTTGTATGGCGAATCACTAGGAGGTGCTGTTTCTATTCTGATATGCTTGAAGCAAAAGAATGAATGGGATGGTTTGATTTTGAATGGTGCAATGTGCGGCGTCTCAGCCAAGTTCAAGCCTCCATGGCCCTTAGAAAAGCTACTTCCTGTGGCTGCATTCCTCGCACCAACATGGACAGTAGCGGCTGCAAAACCTGTTGCTAGCAAATCATACAAGGAGGAATGGAAGAGAAGGCTGGCAGCAAAAAACCCGAATCGACGAGCCTCAGGAAAGCCACCAGCGGCGACTGCTTTGGAATTTCTGAGGGTGTGCGAGTATATTAGACGGCACAGCCAGGAGCTACAGGTTCCGATGCTAATGGTGCATGGCGAAGATGATAAGGTATGTGATTGTAGGTCCGCTCGGTTAGCGTATGAATCAGCTTCCAGTCAAGACAAAACATTGAAGATCTTTCCTGGAATGGATCATATGTTGATTGGTGAAGGCAAGGACAATGTGGATCTTGTTTTTGGCACGATTTTAGCCTGGTTGGGAGAGCGAGCAGACCAGATCAGACCGGTCTAA
- the LOC107961513 gene encoding isoeugenol synthase 1 has protein sequence MVKIVEVVPSEFGNEVDRSRNALPPFEALLSNKRKIRRAVEEAGISFTYVAGNSFAAYFVDLILHPHQNPSEVMVYGTGEAKVVLNYEEDVATYTVKAATDPRVANRVIIYRPPGNIASQLELISAWEKKTGRTLKRVYVPEEELVKLSETLSFPDNIPVMVLHNIFVKGDQMRYEVTEEDLEASKLYPDYNYTSIDKYLDVCLVDPPKPKLAAFA, from the exons ATGGTGAAAATTGTAGAGGTTGTGCCATCAGAATTCGGAAATGAAGTGGACAGATCAAGAAATGCACTTCCACCATTTGAAGCTTTACTTAGCAACAAAAGGAAGATCAGAAGGGCAGTTGAGGAAGCTGGAATCTCATTCACTTACGTAGCTGGAAATTCATTTGCAGCCTATTTTGTTGACCTCATTCTTCATCCTCATCAGAATCCTTCAGAAGTTATGGTTTATGGAACTGGGGAAGCCAAGG TTGTGTTAAACTATGAGGAAGATGTAGCAACCTATACTGTAAAAGCAGCGACAGATCCAAGGGTAGCCAATCGTGTTATCATATATAGACCGCCAGGAAATATTGCTTCTCAGTTGGAACTCATTTCTGCATGGGAGAAAAAGACTGGCCGGACTTTGAAAAGAGTTTATGTTCCTGAGGAGGAACTCGTGAAGCTCTCTGAGA CCTTGTCTTTCCCGGACAACATTCCGGTGATGGTTTTACACAACATATTCGTAAAAGGAGATCAAATGAGGTATGAAGTGACGGAAGAAGATTTGGAGGCCTCCAAGCTTTATCCTGACTATAATTATACTTCCATTGATAAGTATCTTGATGTATGCTTGGTTGACCCTCCTAAACCCAAATTAGCTGCTTTCGCTTGA